Proteins co-encoded in one Haloarcula pelagica genomic window:
- the pyk gene encoding pyruvate kinase, with translation MRSAKIVCTLGPASESTDQIASLARAGMSVARLNASHGSAEHRREMIDRIRAADSRVDTPIAAMLDMPGPEVRTAPISEPIELTTGSTVEFVVDDDATPQRVGLSKSITAVEPGDRVLLDDGRIETTVERIEGDTVTASVESGGKLGARKGVNVPGVELGLPTITENDERELDVAAEKEPDFVAASFVRTGEDIYEINRALEDRGVDIPIIAKIERAGAVENLDSIIDAAYGVMVARGDLGVECPLEDVPIIQKRIIRKCHQAGVPVITATEMLDSMIHSRRPTRAEASDVANAVLDGTDAVMLSGETAIGDHPRRVVETMDRIVCDVEASEEYAESREQRVPAAGETRTDALARSARFLARDIGASAVVAASESGYTALKSAKYRPSIPIVASTPNERVKRRLALSWGITPVLTEYTTEGADAIIQSAAQAALDTNAAEGGDTVVVLSGMMTELEGLNTANMLKVHVAAETVASGRSVVDGVTTGRVYRTDDGNIEHMPDGAIVCVPNDFEGEFVGETERIGGIVDGNPGMTSYAAIVARELDIPMIADATLPDSVEDGSTVTLDAERGVVYEQPVDREDIADRRS, from the coding sequence ATGCGTAGTGCGAAGATCGTCTGTACGCTGGGACCGGCGAGCGAGTCGACCGACCAGATCGCCTCGCTCGCACGAGCGGGGATGTCAGTCGCCCGCCTGAACGCCAGCCACGGCTCCGCGGAGCACCGTCGGGAGATGATCGACCGGATCCGTGCGGCCGACAGTCGCGTCGACACGCCGATCGCGGCGATGCTCGACATGCCGGGCCCGGAGGTCCGGACCGCACCGATCAGCGAGCCGATCGAGTTGACAACGGGATCGACCGTCGAGTTCGTCGTCGACGACGACGCGACACCCCAGCGTGTCGGGCTCTCGAAGTCGATCACGGCCGTCGAACCCGGCGACAGGGTGTTGCTCGACGACGGTCGCATCGAGACGACCGTCGAGCGCATCGAGGGCGACACTGTCACCGCCTCCGTCGAGAGCGGCGGCAAGCTCGGTGCCCGGAAAGGGGTCAACGTCCCGGGTGTCGAGCTGGGCCTGCCGACGATCACGGAGAACGACGAGCGGGAACTGGACGTGGCCGCGGAGAAGGAACCCGACTTCGTGGCCGCGTCGTTCGTGCGCACCGGCGAGGACATCTACGAGATCAACCGTGCGCTGGAGGACCGTGGCGTCGACATCCCGATCATCGCCAAGATCGAGCGGGCCGGCGCAGTCGAGAACCTCGATTCGATCATCGACGCCGCCTACGGCGTGATGGTCGCCCGGGGCGACCTCGGCGTCGAATGCCCCCTCGAAGATGTCCCGATCATCCAGAAACGGATCATCCGGAAGTGCCACCAGGCGGGCGTCCCGGTCATCACCGCGACGGAGATGCTCGACTCGATGATCCACTCGCGGCGGCCGACCCGTGCGGAGGCCTCCGACGTGGCAAACGCCGTACTGGACGGCACCGACGCAGTGATGCTCTCGGGCGAGACGGCCATCGGCGACCACCCGAGGCGCGTCGTCGAAACGATGGACCGCATCGTCTGTGATGTCGAAGCGAGCGAGGAGTACGCCGAGTCCCGGGAACAGCGTGTCCCGGCGGCCGGCGAGACGCGGACCGACGCACTGGCGCGCTCGGCGCGCTTCCTCGCCCGGGACATCGGTGCGTCGGCGGTCGTCGCCGCCTCCGAATCCGGATACACGGCCCTGAAATCGGCGAAGTATCGGCCGTCGATCCCGATCGTCGCGTCGACCCCCAACGAGCGTGTCAAACGCAGGCTCGCGCTCTCGTGGGGGATCACGCCAGTCCTCACGGAGTACACGACCGAGGGCGCGGACGCGATCATCCAGAGTGCGGCCCAGGCGGCGCTGGACACGAACGCCGCCGAGGGCGGGGACACCGTCGTCGTCCTCTCAGGGATGATGACGGAGCTAGAGGGGCTCAACACGGCCAACATGCTGAAGGTCCACGTCGCCGCCGAGACCGTCGCGAGCGGCCGGTCCGTCGTCGACGGCGTCACGACCGGGCGAGTCTACCGGACCGACGACGGGAACATCGAACACATGCCAGACGGCGCGATCGTCTGTGTCCCGAACGACTTCGAGGGCGAGTTCGTCGGCGAGACGGAACGGATCGGCGGGATCGTCGACGGGAACCCGGGGATGACGAGTTACGCGGCAATCGTCGCACGCGAACTCGACATCCCGATGATCGCGGACGCGACCCTCCCCGACAGCGTCGAGGACGGCTCGACGGTCACGCTCGACGCCGAGCGGGGGGTCGTCTACGAACAGCCCGTCGACCGTGAGGACATCGCGGACCGGCGGTCCTGA